The Alosa sapidissima isolate fAloSap1 chromosome 5, fAloSap1.pri, whole genome shotgun sequence genome has a window encoding:
- the ubash3ba gene encoding ubiquitin-associated and SH3 domain-containing protein B isoform X2: MAAKDDLYAKVTPRRQRQTRPGTVKHGSSLDVLLSMGFPKTRALKALVSTGGRNVQAACDWLFSHVDDPFLDDPLPREYVLYLRPSGPLLHQLAHFWQQSRVTCGKNKAHNIFPHITLCQFFMCADAKVEALCEALQTTVGQWKGRFPNPLPLELYTSSNFIGLFVDEQVAEVLKTFALDFANEAAAKADAHVEPHKKQLHVTLAYHFQTNHLSSLEKLAKGIDVTQGCDWLAVLFSRDIRFANHETLRVMYPYAPQNEDELELVPGDFIFMSPVEQGSASEGWVYGTSLGTGLSGLLPENYVSRADECDTWIFHGSHSFLNSTSPTSMGGALGGLLLDGQLDGRLLDDPSPIDPTGLFCQPMQMLRPISNSQSRLPKRTLFVCRHGERMDVVFGKHWISQCFDAKGRYVRSNLNMPASLPARTGGYRDYDKDCSITVFGSTQARLIGEALLESQTGIDFVYCSPSLRCVQTAHHILRGLQQDGKTKIRVEPGLFEWTKWVSGTSLPSWIPPADLAAASLCVDTTYRPHIPISKLGVSESYDTYISRSFQVTREILSDCKNLGNTVLIVAHASSLEACTRQMQGLSPQNSKDFVQVVRKIPYLGFCACEEIGETGVWQLVDPPILPLTHGPNHTFNWRETLLQD, from the exons GCTGAAAGCATTGGTTTCAACTGGGGGCAGAAATGTACAAGCTGCCTGTGACTG GCTCTTTTCTCATGTGGATGACCCCTTCCTGGACGACCCTCTGCCCAGGGAGTACGTGCTGTACCTGCGGCCCAGCGGGCCCCTGCTCCACCAGCTCGCCCACTTCTGGCAGCAGAGCCGCGTCACGTGCGGCAAGAACAAGGCCCACAACATCTTCCCTCACATCACGCTCTGCCAGTTCTTCATG TGTGCGGACGCCAAGGTGGAGGCGCTGTGCGAGGCGCTGCAGACCACGGTGGGCCAGTGGAAGGGCCGCTTCCCCAACCCACTGCCCCTGGAGCTCTACACCTCCTCCAACTTCATCGGCCTCTTCGTGGACGAGCAGGTGGCCGAGGTGCTTAAGACCTTTGCCTTGGACTTTGCCAACGAGGCGGCGGCAAAAGCAG ACGCCCACGTGGAGCCACATAAGAAGCAGCTTCATGTTACTCTTGCATACCACTTCCAGACCAATCACTTGTCTTCGTTAGAAAAGTTGGCCAAGGGCATCGACGTAACGCAGGGCTGCGATTGGCTAGCCGTGCTCTTCTCCAGGGACATCCGGTTTGCCAATCATGAG ACTCTGCGGGTGATGTACCCGTACGCGCCGCAGAATGAGGACGAGCTGGAGCTGGTGCCGGGGGACTTCATCTTCATGTCGCCCGTGGAGCAGGGCAGTGCAAGCGAGGGCTGGGTCTATGGGACTTCGCTGGGCACGGGGCTGTCTGGCCTGTTGCCTGAAAACTATGTCAGTCGGGCAGATGAGTGTGACACCTGGATCTTCCATGG GTCCCATTCTTTCCTCAACAGTACCTCCCCCACCAGCATGGGGGGTGCTTTAGGCGGTCTGCTTCTAGATGGTCAGCTGGACGGCCGCCTTCTGGACGACCCGAGTCCTATAGACCCCACTGGTCTGTTTTGTCAACCTATGCAG ATGCTTCGGCCAATCAGCAACAGCCAGTCTCGGCTGCCCAAGAGGACCCTGTTTGTGTGTCGCCACGGCGAGAGAATGGACGTGgtgtttgggaaacactggatcTCCCAGTGCTTTGATGCCAAAG GTCGATATGTACGGTCCAATCTTAACATGCCGGCTAGTCTTCCAGCGAGAACTGGTGGCTACAGGGACTACGATAAGGACTGCTCTATCACTGTGTTTGGGTCGACACAGGCTCGCCTCATAG GTGAGGCTCTGCTGGAGAGTCAGACAGGCATAGACTTTGTGTACTGCTCCCCCTCACTGCGTTGTGTGCAAACAGCCCATCACATCCTGCGAG GTCTCCAGCAGGATGGGAAGACTAAGATTCGTGTGGAGCCGGGGCTGTTTGAGTGGACTAAGTGGGTCTCGGGTACCTCCCTGCCTTCCTGGATACCCCCTGCTGACCTGGCAGCTGCCAGCCTGTGTGTGGATACAACGTATAG ACCTCATATACCCATTAGCAAACTTGGTGTGTCCGAGTCCTACGACACGTACATCAGCCGGAGCTTCCAGGTGACTCGGGAGATCCTCAGCGATTGCAAAAACCtcg GAAACACAGTGCTGATAGTGGCCCACGCTTCCTCCCTGGAGGCCTGCACGCGGCAGATGCAGGGCCTCAGCCCCCAGAATTCCAAGGACTTTGTGCAAGTGGTCCGAAAG ATTCCCTACCTGGGCTTCTGCGCGTGCGAGGAGATCGGCGAGACGGGCGTGTGGCAGCTGGTGGACCCGCCCATCCTGCCTCTCACCCACGGGCCCAATCACACCTTCAACTGGCGCGAGACTTTGCTGCAGGACTGA
- the ubash3ba gene encoding ubiquitin-associated and SH3 domain-containing protein B isoform X1 translates to MAAKDDLYAKVTPRRQRQTRPGTVKHGSSLDVLLSMGFPKTRALKALVSTGGRNVQAACDWLFSHVDDPFLDDPLPREYVLYLRPSGPLLHQLAHFWQQSRVTCGKNKAHNIFPHITLCQFFMCADAKVEALCEALQTTVGQWKGRFPNPLPLELYTSSNFIGLFVDEQVAEVLKTFALDFANEAAAKAGGQQELHVGDTDFNDAHVEPHKKQLHVTLAYHFQTNHLSSLEKLAKGIDVTQGCDWLAVLFSRDIRFANHETLRVMYPYAPQNEDELELVPGDFIFMSPVEQGSASEGWVYGTSLGTGLSGLLPENYVSRADECDTWIFHGSHSFLNSTSPTSMGGALGGLLLDGQLDGRLLDDPSPIDPTGLFCQPMQMLRPISNSQSRLPKRTLFVCRHGERMDVVFGKHWISQCFDAKGRYVRSNLNMPASLPARTGGYRDYDKDCSITVFGSTQARLIGEALLESQTGIDFVYCSPSLRCVQTAHHILRGLQQDGKTKIRVEPGLFEWTKWVSGTSLPSWIPPADLAAASLCVDTTYRPHIPISKLGVSESYDTYISRSFQVTREILSDCKNLGNTVLIVAHASSLEACTRQMQGLSPQNSKDFVQVVRKIPYLGFCACEEIGETGVWQLVDPPILPLTHGPNHTFNWRETLLQD, encoded by the exons GCTGAAAGCATTGGTTTCAACTGGGGGCAGAAATGTACAAGCTGCCTGTGACTG GCTCTTTTCTCATGTGGATGACCCCTTCCTGGACGACCCTCTGCCCAGGGAGTACGTGCTGTACCTGCGGCCCAGCGGGCCCCTGCTCCACCAGCTCGCCCACTTCTGGCAGCAGAGCCGCGTCACGTGCGGCAAGAACAAGGCCCACAACATCTTCCCTCACATCACGCTCTGCCAGTTCTTCATG TGTGCGGACGCCAAGGTGGAGGCGCTGTGCGAGGCGCTGCAGACCACGGTGGGCCAGTGGAAGGGCCGCTTCCCCAACCCACTGCCCCTGGAGCTCTACACCTCCTCCAACTTCATCGGCCTCTTCGTGGACGAGCAGGTGGCCGAGGTGCTTAAGACCTTTGCCTTGGACTTTGCCAACGAGGCGGCGGCAAAAGCAGGTGGGCAGCAGGAACTGCATGTGGGAGATACAGACTTCAATG ACGCCCACGTGGAGCCACATAAGAAGCAGCTTCATGTTACTCTTGCATACCACTTCCAGACCAATCACTTGTCTTCGTTAGAAAAGTTGGCCAAGGGCATCGACGTAACGCAGGGCTGCGATTGGCTAGCCGTGCTCTTCTCCAGGGACATCCGGTTTGCCAATCATGAG ACTCTGCGGGTGATGTACCCGTACGCGCCGCAGAATGAGGACGAGCTGGAGCTGGTGCCGGGGGACTTCATCTTCATGTCGCCCGTGGAGCAGGGCAGTGCAAGCGAGGGCTGGGTCTATGGGACTTCGCTGGGCACGGGGCTGTCTGGCCTGTTGCCTGAAAACTATGTCAGTCGGGCAGATGAGTGTGACACCTGGATCTTCCATGG GTCCCATTCTTTCCTCAACAGTACCTCCCCCACCAGCATGGGGGGTGCTTTAGGCGGTCTGCTTCTAGATGGTCAGCTGGACGGCCGCCTTCTGGACGACCCGAGTCCTATAGACCCCACTGGTCTGTTTTGTCAACCTATGCAG ATGCTTCGGCCAATCAGCAACAGCCAGTCTCGGCTGCCCAAGAGGACCCTGTTTGTGTGTCGCCACGGCGAGAGAATGGACGTGgtgtttgggaaacactggatcTCCCAGTGCTTTGATGCCAAAG GTCGATATGTACGGTCCAATCTTAACATGCCGGCTAGTCTTCCAGCGAGAACTGGTGGCTACAGGGACTACGATAAGGACTGCTCTATCACTGTGTTTGGGTCGACACAGGCTCGCCTCATAG GTGAGGCTCTGCTGGAGAGTCAGACAGGCATAGACTTTGTGTACTGCTCCCCCTCACTGCGTTGTGTGCAAACAGCCCATCACATCCTGCGAG GTCTCCAGCAGGATGGGAAGACTAAGATTCGTGTGGAGCCGGGGCTGTTTGAGTGGACTAAGTGGGTCTCGGGTACCTCCCTGCCTTCCTGGATACCCCCTGCTGACCTGGCAGCTGCCAGCCTGTGTGTGGATACAACGTATAG ACCTCATATACCCATTAGCAAACTTGGTGTGTCCGAGTCCTACGACACGTACATCAGCCGGAGCTTCCAGGTGACTCGGGAGATCCTCAGCGATTGCAAAAACCtcg GAAACACAGTGCTGATAGTGGCCCACGCTTCCTCCCTGGAGGCCTGCACGCGGCAGATGCAGGGCCTCAGCCCCCAGAATTCCAAGGACTTTGTGCAAGTGGTCCGAAAG ATTCCCTACCTGGGCTTCTGCGCGTGCGAGGAGATCGGCGAGACGGGCGTGTGGCAGCTGGTGGACCCGCCCATCCTGCCTCTCACCCACGGGCCCAATCACACCTTCAACTGGCGCGAGACTTTGCTGCAGGACTGA